A region from the Pelobates fuscus isolate aPelFus1 chromosome 1, aPelFus1.pri, whole genome shotgun sequence genome encodes:
- the LOC134571905 gene encoding tigger transposable element-derived protein 1-like — protein MAPKKHSGKKKVRSSNKGDKNSNAGDNVQSGNASDKNVQRKHGGKKKVHSSSKGDSKVVKKITIELKKEIIEKHDRGIRVTDLASEYKMAKSTISTILKNKAAIKGADVAKGVTMLTKQRTQVLEEVEKLLLVWLNEKQLAGDSVSEAMICEKARKLHSDLQQRSPSTSAASDEFKASRGWFEKFRRRTGIHSVIRHGEASSSDKAAAEAYKLEFAEFMKTEGYVPQQVFNCDETGLFWKKMPNRTYITQEEKALPGHKPMKDRLTLLLCANASADLKIKPLLVYHSQTPRAFREQNVNKARLPVMWRANAKAWVTRQLFMEWLHEVFAPTVRKYLSDNQLPERCLLLMDNAPAHPPALVDDMDAEYDFIKVKFLPPNTTPLLQPMDQQVICNFKKLYTKALFTRCFNVTKETSLTLKEFWKKHFNVVHCINLIDKAWEEVTSRTLNSAWRKLWPECVAEREHDLEGSDAEVVEEIVSMGKNMGLDVDGADVEELVEEHREELTTEELYELHSEQQKALLEEHSNEEEEEREEVSSDAIKSIMQKWNECHDFFEKHHPNITVTNRVLNLMNDNVVSHFRRVMQRRKRQVTLDRFFRQTEPAARRQRREETPEEDLPDVLMEGDSPPKQ, from the exons ATGGCTCCCAAGAAGCATAGTGGAAAGAAGAAAGTGCGGAGCAGCAATAAAGGTGACAAGAACAGCAATGcag gtgacaatgtgcaaagtggaaatgcaagtgacaagaATGTGCAGCGCAAGCATGGTGGCAAAAAGAAAGTGCACAGCAGTAGTAAAGGTGACAGCAAGGTTGTGAAGAAAATAACCATTGAGCTGAAGAAGGAAATTATAGAAAAGCATGACCGTGGTATTCGTGTGACTGATCTGGCTTCGGAGTACAAGATGGCAAAGTCAACAATTTCGACTATTCTGAAAAACAAAGCCGCCATCAAAGGAGCTGATGTTGCAAAAGGAGTAACAATGTTAACCAAGCAGAGGACACAAGTGCTGGAAGAGGTGGAAAAACTTTTGTTGGTGTGGTTGAATGAGAAACAGCTGGCAGGTGATAGTGTAAGTGAAGCTATGATCTGTGAGAAAGCCAGGAAATTGCACAGTGATTTACAGCAAAGAAGCCCCTCTACAAGTGCAGCAAGTGACGAATTTAAAGCCAGTAGAGGGTGGTTTGAAAAATTCCGCAGGAGAACTGGCATCCACAGTGTGATTAGACATGGTGAGGCTTCCAGTTCTGACAAGGCCGCAGCAGAAGCTTACAAGTTAGAATTTGCAGAATTCATGAAGACAGAAGGATACGTCCCTCAACAAGTGTTCAACTGTGATGAAACAGGGCTCTTCTGGAAAAAAATGCCGAACAGAACCTATATCACACAGGAGGAAAAGGCCCTACCAGGGCACAAGCCCATGAAGGACAGATTGACCCTTTTGCTGTGTGCCAACGCAAGCGCCGATCTGAAAATTAAACCACTACTGGTGTACCATTCTCAGACCCCTCGTGCATTTAGGGAACAAAATGTGAACAAGGCCAGACTGCCCGTCATGTGGAGAGCCAATGCCAAAGCTTGGGTCACAAGGCAATTGTTTATGGAATGGCTGCACGAGGTGTTTGCACCCACCGTCAGAAAATATCTTTCTGATAACCAGCTGCCTGAAAGGTGCCTTCTTCTGATGGACAATGCCCCAGCACACCCTCCAGCCTTGGTGGATGATATGGATGCTGAGTATGACTTCATCAAGGTAAAGTTCCTCCCCCCCAACACAACACCACTTCTGCAGCCCATGGACCAGCAAGTCATCTGCAACTTTAAGAAGCTGTACACAAAGGCGCTCTTCACTAGGTGTTTTAATGTCACTAAAGAGACATCCTTGACTTTGAAAGAATTCTGGAAGAAACATTTCAATGTTGTCCACTGCATTAACCTCATTGACAAAGCCTGGGAAGAGGTCACTTCCCGAACCCTAAATTCAGCCTGGAGGAAACTGTGGCCAGAATGTGTCGCTGAACGTGAACATGACTTAGAAGGGTCTGATGCAGAGGTAGTGGAGGAAATTGTGTCCATGGGCAAGAATATGGGTCTGGACGTTGATGGTGCTGATGTGGAAGAGCTTGTTGAGGAACATAGGGAGGAGCTGACCACGGAAGAACTTTATGAACTCCACAGTGAGCAGCAGAAGGCACTTCTTGAGGAGCATTCCAATGAGGAGGAAGAAGAAAGGGAGGAGGTTAGCAGTGATGCCATAAAATCCATTATGCAAAAATGGAATGAGTGCCATGATTTCTTTGAaaagcaccaccccaacattactGTCACAAACAGAGTGTTAAATCTCATGAATGATAATGTGGTCTCTCATTTCCGGAGGGTTATGCAGCGCAGAAAGAGACAAGTGACATTGGACAGATTTTTCAGACAAACTGAGCCTGCAGCTAGGAGACAAAGGAGAGAGGAAACCCCTGAAGAAGATCTCCCTGATGTCCTTATGGAGGGGGACTCTCCCCCCAAACAATAA